A genome region from Erigeron canadensis isolate Cc75 chromosome 3, C_canadensis_v1, whole genome shotgun sequence includes the following:
- the LOC122590683 gene encoding BRASSINOSTEROID INSENSITIVE 1-associated receptor kinase 1-like, giving the protein MDHRVSLISASVLVCFILVFNSLLKVNGNAEGDALNALKTQLGDPNNVLQSWDATLVNPCTWFHVTCNNENSVTRVDLGNANLSGQLVPQLGQLTNLQYLELYSNNITGRIPNELGNLTNLVSLDLYLNRLDGGIPDTLGKLQKLRFLRLNNNTLTGTIPIILTTITSLQVLDLSHNNLTGDVPINGSFSLFTPISFDGNPFLKALPVAPQAPTPPSSQSPSVGNSATGAIAGGVAAGAALLFAGPAIALAWWRRRKPQDHFFDVPAEEDPEVHLGQLKRFSLRELQVATDNFSNRHILGRGGFGKVYKGRLADGTLVAVKRLKEERTQGGELQFQTEVEMISMAVHRNLLRLRGFCMTPTERLLVYPYMANGSVASCLRERPDTQEPLDWPIRKRIALGSARGLAYLHDHCDPKIIHRDVKAANILLDEEFEAVVGDFGLAKLMDYKDTHVTTAVRGTIGHIAPEYLSTGKSSEKTDVFGYGVMLLELITGQRAFDLARLANDDDVMLLDWVKGLLREKKLETLVDADLQGNYIDDEVEQLIQVALLCTQGTPLERPKMSEVVRMLEGDGLAERWEEWQKEEMFRQEFNTTHNPNTDWIIADSTYNLRPDELSGPR; this is encoded by the exons ATGGATCACAGGGTCTCTTTGATCTCAGCTTCTGTTCTTGTTTGCTTCATTTTGGTGTTCAACAGcttgttaaaagttaatggAAATGCTgaag GTGATGCTTTGAACGCTTTAAAGACTCAATTAGGCGATCCGAATAATGTTCTTCAAAGTTGGGATGCCACACTTGTGAATCCGTGTACTTGGTTTCATGTTACGTGCAATAATGAGAATAGTGTTACGAGAGT TGATCTTGGAAACGCAAACTTATCAGGTCAACTGGTTCCACAGCTTGGTCAACTCACTAATTTACAGTATTT GGAGCTTTATAGTAATAATATCACTGGAAGAATTCCTAATGAGCTTGGGAACTTAACCAACTTAGTGAGTTTGGATCTTTACCTCAATCGACTAGACGGTGGGATTCCAGATACCTTGGGCAAGCTCCAGAAGCTCCGTTTTCT TCGTCTCAACAACAACACTTTGACGGGAACGATTCCAATTATATTGACTACTATAACTTCACTACAAGTACT TGATCTGTCACACAACAATCTAACCGGAGACGTCCCGATTAATGGTTCCTTTTCTCTGTTTACACCTATCAG TTTTGATGGTAATCCCTTCCTGAAAGCTCTCCCAGTAGCTCCTCAAGCTCCAACTCCACCAAGTTCCCAATCTCCTTCTG TCGGGAACAGTGCCACTGGTGCCATTGCTGGAGGAGTTGCTGCTGGTGCCGCTCTCCTATTTGCAGGTCCTGCAATTGCACTTGCTTGGTGGCGACGCAGAAAGCCACAGGATCATTTCTTTGATGTACCTG CTGAAGAGGATCCCGAAGTTCATTTAGGGCAATTGAAGAGGTTTTCTCTTCGTGAACTACAAGTTGCAACTGATAATTTCAGTAATAGACACATTCTTGGACGAGGTGGTTTTGGTAAAGTTTACAAAGGACGCCTCGCGGATGGTACTCTGGTAGCTGTAAAAAGGCTCAAAGAAGAAAGAACTCAAGGTGGAGAATTGCAGTTCCAAACAGAAGTTGAAATGATTAGTATGGCTGTCCATCGAAATCTACTTCGGTTGAGAGGATTTTGCATGACACCCACTGAGCGGTTACTTGTTTATCCTTATATGGCCAATGGGAGTGTGGCGTCGTGCTTAAGAG AGAGACCTGACACACAAGAACCACTTGATTGGCCAATCCGGAAGCGAATTGCATTAGGGTCTGCAAGAGGACTCGCTTATTTGCATGATCATTGTGACCCAAAGATCATTCATCGTGATGTCAAAGCTGCAAATATTTTATTGGATGAAGAGTTTGAAGCAGTAGTTGGAGATTTCGGGTTGGCTAAGCTCATGGACTACAAAGATACTCATGTCACAACAGCTGTTCGTGGGACAATTGGACACATAGCTCCCGAGTACCTATCAACTGGGAAATCTTCAGAGAAAACAGATGTTTTTGGATACGGTGTGATGCTTCTTGAGCTCATAACTGGTCAAAGGGCTTTTGATCTTGCTCGACTTgccaatgatgatgatgtcatgcTGCTTGATTGG GTGAAAGGGCTTTTGCGGGAAAAGAAGTTGGAGACGCTAGTCGATGCTGATCTACAAGGTAACTATATAGACGATGAGGTGGAACAACTAATACAAGTAGCACTTTTGTGCACACAAGGAACTCCATTGGAGCGTCCCAAAATGTCAGAAGTTGTCAGAATGCTGGAAGGCGACGGGTTAGCAGAGAGATGGGAGGAATGGCAAAAAGAGGAGATGTTTAGGCAAGAATTCAATACCACTCATAATCCAAATACTGATTGGATTATTGCAGATTCAACTTACAATCTTCGTCCTGATGAATTATCTGGTCCCAGATGA
- the LOC122592702 gene encoding protein RAE1-like, with the protein MSAFGITSNSSNSNPNKSTEVISPPTDAISSLSFSPKANHLIATSWDNQVRCWEITKSGSSVGSVAKTYMSHDQPVLCSAWKDDGTTVFSGGCDKQVKMWQLLSGAQPVTVAMHDAPVKEVAWIPEMNLLVSGSWDKTLRYWDLRQSNPVHTQQLPERCYALTVRYPLMVVGTADRNLIVYNLQSPQTEFKRISSPLKYQTRCVAAFPDQQGFLVGSIEGRVGVHHLDEQQQSKNFTFKCHREGNDIYSVNSLNFHPVHHTFATAGSDGAFNFWDKDSKQRLKAMLRCNQPIPCGSFNNDGSIYAYAVCYDWSKGAENHNPATAKNYIYLHLPQENEVKGKPRPANSGRK; encoded by the exons ATGTCTGCATTTGGTATTACTTCtaattcttctaattcaaacCCAAACAAGTCAACTGAg gttaTATCACCACCAACAGATGCTATATCAAGTCTATCTTTCAGTCCTAAGGCTAATCACCTTATTGCTACCTCTTGGGATAACCAG GTGAGATGTTGGGAGATAACAAAAAGTGGAAGTTCTGTTGGCTCTGTGGCAAAGACATATATGTCACATGATCAGCCG GTTCTATGTTCAGCTTGGAAGGATGATGGAACAACAGTCTTCTCTGGAGGCTGTGACAAACAAGTGAAAATGTGGCAGTTACTGTCTGGCGCTCAGCCAGTAACTGTGGCTATGCATGATGCTCCAGTGAAGGAGGTTGCTTGGATTCCAGAGATGAATTTATTGGTATCGGGAAGCTGGGATAAGACTCTAAG ATACTGGGACTTGAGGCAATCGAATCCAGTTCATACCCAACAACTTCCTGAACGCTGCTATGCACTTACAGTGAGATATCCCCTGATGGTTGTTGGCACTGCAGATAGAAATCTCATTGTATACAACTTGCAGAGCCCTCAG ACCGAGTTTAAGAGGATTAGCTCTCCACTGAAGTACCAAACAAGGTGTGTTGCTGCGTTTCCAGACCAGCAGGGTTTTTTG GTTGGGTCAATCGAAGGGAGAGTTGGTGTGCATCATCTTGATGAGCAACAACAAAGTAAAAACTTCACTTTTAAATGCCACAGAGAGGGCAATGATATATACTCAGTCAATTCTCTTAACTTCCATCCG gtTCATCACACATTTGCAACTGCGGGATCTGATGGTGCTTTCAACTTCTGGGATAAAGATAGCAAACAAAGATTGAAG GCAATGTTAAGATGCAATCAACCAATACCTTGTGGCAGCTTCAATAACGATGGCTCTATATATGCTTATGCG GTATGCTATGACTGGAGCAAGGGTGCGGAAAATCATAATCCAGCAACCGCAAAGAACTATATCTACTTGCATTTGCCTCAG GAAAATGAGGTTAAAGGCAAGCCTCGCCCTGCAAACAGTGGAAGAAAGTGA
- the LOC122594227 gene encoding aminotransferase ALD1, chloroplastic, with the protein MSAFSTCNFMRHPILMQSRTNLKTPNESLASVRCTKVVRNVNLEKLRHNYLFPEIEARELEHTKKHPDADIIRLGIGDTTQPIPDIITSHMAEYARALSTRKGYKGYGAEQGNKALRKAIAESIYTDLGVKDTEVFVSDGSQCDISRLQLLLGSSVSVAVQDPNFPAYMDSSVIIGQAGEFLDETLKYKNIVYMTCGPQNNFFPDLSTTPRTDIIFFCSPNNPTGHAASREQLTQLVEFARKNGSIIVYDSAYGVYITDESPRSIYEIPGARECAIEISSFSKIAGFTGVRLGWTVVPDELYYSNKVPVINDFDRIVCTCFNGASSIAQAGGLACLSPDGFKEVMSVVDYYKENAKILVDTFTSLGFVVYGGVNAPYVWVHFPGSRSWEMFSEILEKTHIITVPGSGFGPGGEGYIRVTAFGKREDILEASARLRSVFM; encoded by the exons ATGTCTGCCTTTTCGACTTGCAATTTCATGCGTCATCCAATCTTGATGCAATCTAGAACTAA TTTGAAAACACCAAATGAGAGTCTAG CCAGTGTTCGTTGCACTAAAGTTGTTCGGAATGTGAACTTGGAGAAGTTGCGCCACAATTATTTGTTTCCCGAG ATAGAAGCAAGGGAACTTGAACATACGAAAAAGCACCCTGATGCAGACATCATAAGGCTTGGTATTGGTGATACCACACAGCCAATTCCAGATATTATAACTTCACATATGGCTGAG TATGCACGAGCTCTTTCAACACGCAAAGGATACAAGGGTTATGGCGCAGAACAAGGGAACAAG GCTTTACGGAAAGCAATTGCAGAATCAATTTACACAGATTTAGGTGTAAAAGATACAGAAGTTTTTGTATCAGATGGATCACAGTGCGACATATCTCGCCTTCAG CTACTTTTGGGATCAAGTGTTTCAGTTGCTGTGCAGGATCCAAATTTCCCG GCTTATATGGATTCAAGTGTCATAATCGGACAGGCAGGAGAATTCCTAGATGAAACacttaaatacaaaaatatcgTGTACATGACATGCGGACCCCAAAATAACTTCTTCCCTGATTTGTCAACCACACCAAGAACCGACATTATCTTTTTTTGTTCTCCTAATAATCCAACGGGCCATGCAGCCTCTCGTGAACAGTTGACACAACTTGTGGAATTTGCTAGGAAGAATGGATCGATTATTGTTTATGATTCCGCATATGGTGTCTATATAACAGATGAGAGCCCAAGGTCAATCTATGAAATTCCTGGTGCAAGAGAG TGTGCTATTGAAATTTCGTCCTTCTCGAAGATTGCTGGCTTCACGGGTGTTCGTCTTGGCTGGACCGTGGTACCTGATGAGCTATATTACTCTAACAAGGTTCCTGTTATAAATGACTTTGACCGCATAGTTTGCACTTGCTTTAATGGTGCTTCTAGCATAGCTCAAGCTGGTGGGCTAGCATGTCTCTCCCCAGATGGCTTCAAG GAAGTGATGTCTGTGGTCGATTACTACAAGGAAAATGCAAAAATCTTGGTGGACACATTTACTTCACTAGGTTTTGTAGTATACGGTGGTGTAAACGCACCATATGTATGGGTACATTTTCCAGGCTCAAGATCATGGGAAATGTTCTCTGAGATTTTGGAAAAAACCCATATAATTACGGTTCCAGGAAGTGGCTTTGGACCCGGGGGTGAAGGGTATATAAGGGTGACCGCTTTTGGGAAAAGAGAAGATATATTGGAAGCTTCTGCAAGGCTGAGAAGCGTATTCATGTGA
- the LOC122593934 gene encoding trimethylguanosine synthase-like codes for MTRLRRRSKKPTIFLKRKVKFRPKCKESQSGTGSNSSIVISPRIKKYWLQRYTLFSKYDQGIKMDEEGWFSVTPEEIAVRHAQRSVSGGVVIDCFAGMGGNSIQFATLGYHVVAIDIDPRKIEMALNNAKIYGVDKYIDFIVGDFLQLAPSLKGNVAFLSPPWGGPSYKMTENFTLNLLKPVDGYTLFQVAQTITPNIIMFLPRNVDVCQVEELSWLSSPPLKFEIEENYLRGFFKGITAYFGKTAYWGVNQEQVHIKAMRFKA; via the exons ATGACAAGGTTAAGACGTCGATCAAAGAAGCCAACTATTTTTCTCAAACGAaaag TGAAATTTAGGCCAAAATGTAAGGAATCACAATCTGGTACTGGTAGTAATAGTAGTATTGTTATTAGCCCAAGGATTAAAAAGTACTGGCTACAAAGGTACACTTTATTTTCTAAATATGATCAAGGTATCAAAATGGATGAAGAAGGTTGGTTTTCGGTCACACCGGAAGAAATCGCGGTCCGCCACGCGCAGCGGAGTGTTTCCGGTGGCGTTGTGATTGATTGCTTTGCGGGTATGGGTGGCAATTCCATTCAGTTTGCTACATT GGGCTATCATGTTGTTGCTATAGATATTGACCCTCGAAAGATTGAGATGGCATTAAACAATGCAAAAATCTATGGTGTGGACAAATATATTGATTTCATTGTGGGGGACTTTTTGCAACTGGCACCATCTCTTAAG GGTAATGTAGCATTTCTTTCACCACCATGGGGAGGTCCATCGTATAAGATGACAGAAAATTTTACTCTAAActtactgaagccagtggacgg GTACACATTGTTTCAAGTAGCTCAAACAATAACCCCCAACATTATCATGTTTTTACCTCGGAATGTGGATGTTTGTCAAGTTGAAGAGCTCTCTTGGCTGTCTTCTCCTCCTCTAAAATTTGAG ATTGAAGAAAATTATCTGCGGGGATTTTTTAAGGGTATAACTGCTTATTTTGGTAAAACTGCATATTGGGGCGTGAATCAAGAACAAGTTCACATCAAAGCCATGAGGTTTAAGGCTTAA